The Xanthomonas indica genome has a segment encoding these proteins:
- the flgK gene encoding flagellar hook-associated protein FlgK gives MSILSTGTGALLAFQRALSTVSHNVANINTDGYSRQRTTFATTVPSQYGSEFVGNGTQITDVSRVADQLAISRLFDSTGEVARLKQLSSLSSRVDGLFSDKATSIAGQWSNFFDATSGLSSNASASANRQNLLDAGNSLVTRFKQLNGQLDSLGSEVNNGLLAGTAEANRLATEIAKLNGQIGSNANAAAPDLLDRRDQMISQLIGYTGGSVIQQDGGMMNVYTSGGQAMVVGTNASTLVASPDPYQPERLQIAVKTQGGTTPLSEKALGGQIGGFLEFRSTVLDPTKAELGRIATGLASSYNQQHHAGMDLYGQMGGDFFNLPPPSVDGNSANTGTAAFTASVSDLSKLDGQNLLLTYNGTSWNASRADTGASIPMTGSGTSADPFVVNGVTLQVSGTAASGDKFLLQPTANAISKLSVAITDPSRIAAATPIQASATLSNLGTGKVSNVTATDASNANLLTPANIAFIDSTHYSINGGAPQTYTAGQTISANGWSLTMDGVPSAGDSFAVGPTGVGSSNNGNALLLSNLDDSKAFNGGTITLNGAVAGLTTTVGSSARQAKYAADAQDVIQSSAQDARDSLSGVNLDEEAADMLRLQQAYQAASRLISTADTLFQSILSAVR, from the coding sequence ATGTCCATTCTCTCTACCGGTACCGGCGCCCTGCTCGCCTTCCAGCGGGCCCTGTCCACGGTCAGCCACAACGTCGCCAACATCAACACCGACGGCTACAGCCGGCAGCGGACGACGTTCGCGACCACGGTCCCCAGCCAGTACGGCAGCGAGTTCGTCGGCAACGGCACCCAGATCACCGACGTCTCCCGTGTCGCCGACCAGTTGGCGATCTCGCGCCTGTTCGACAGCACCGGCGAAGTCGCGCGACTGAAGCAGTTGTCCAGCCTGTCCAGCCGCGTCGACGGCCTGTTCTCGGACAAGGCCACCAGCATCGCCGGGCAGTGGTCGAACTTCTTCGACGCCACCAGCGGCCTGTCCTCCAATGCCTCGGCCAGCGCCAACCGGCAGAACCTGCTGGACGCCGGCAATTCGCTGGTGACCCGCTTCAAGCAGCTCAACGGCCAGCTCGACTCGCTCGGCAGCGAGGTCAACAACGGCCTGCTGGCCGGCACCGCCGAAGCCAACCGCCTGGCCACCGAGATCGCCAAGCTCAACGGCCAGATCGGCTCCAACGCCAATGCCGCCGCGCCGGACCTGCTCGACCGCCGCGACCAGATGATCAGCCAGCTCATCGGCTACACCGGCGGCAGCGTCATCCAGCAGGATGGCGGGATGATGAACGTCTACACCTCCGGCGGCCAGGCAATGGTGGTCGGGACCAACGCCTCGACGCTGGTCGCCAGTCCCGATCCCTACCAGCCGGAGCGGCTGCAGATCGCGGTGAAGACCCAGGGCGGCACCACCCCGCTGAGCGAAAAGGCGCTGGGCGGGCAGATCGGCGGCTTCCTGGAGTTCCGCAGCACCGTCCTGGATCCGACCAAGGCCGAGCTCGGCCGCATCGCCACCGGCCTGGCCAGCAGCTACAACCAGCAGCACCATGCCGGCATGGACCTGTACGGGCAGATGGGCGGCGATTTCTTCAATCTGCCGCCGCCGAGCGTGGACGGCAACAGCGCCAACACCGGCACGGCCGCGTTCACCGCCAGCGTCAGCGACCTGAGCAAGCTCGACGGGCAGAACCTGCTGCTGACCTACAACGGCACGAGCTGGAACGCCAGCCGCGCCGACACCGGCGCCAGCATTCCGATGACCGGTTCCGGCACCAGCGCCGATCCGTTCGTGGTCAACGGCGTGACCCTGCAGGTGTCCGGCACCGCCGCCAGCGGCGACAAGTTCCTGCTGCAGCCCACCGCCAACGCCATCAGCAAGCTGTCCGTGGCCATCACCGACCCCTCGCGCATCGCCGCGGCGACGCCGATCCAGGCCAGCGCCACGCTGAGCAACCTGGGGACCGGCAAAGTCAGCAATGTCACCGCAACCGACGCCAGCAACGCCAACCTGCTGACGCCGGCGAACATCGCCTTCATCGATTCCACCCATTACTCGATCAACGGCGGCGCCCCGCAGACCTACACCGCCGGGCAGACCATCAGCGCCAACGGCTGGAGCCTGACCATGGACGGCGTGCCGTCCGCCGGCGACAGCTTCGCGGTGGGCCCGACCGGGGTCGGCTCGAGCAACAACGGCAACGCGCTGCTGCTGTCCAACCTGGACGATTCCAAGGCCTTCAACGGCGGCACCATCACCCTCAACGGCGCGGTGGCCGGCCTGACCACCACGGTCGGCTCGTCGGCGCGCCAGGCCAAGTACGCGGCCGACGCGCAGGACGTGATCCAGAGCAGCGCCCAGGACGCGCGCGACTCGCTGTCCGGCGTCAACCTCGACGAGGAAGCGGCGGACATGCTGCGGCTGCAGCAGGCCTACCAGGCGGCCTCGCGCCTGATCTCCACCGCCGACACCCTGTTCCAGTCCATCCTGAGCGCGGTCCGATGA